A genomic region of Streptomyces sp. R33 contains the following coding sequences:
- a CDS encoding signaling protein, which produces MADGKTPFSRRTLLFAGGAVAAGLTTSGLTWALRAEPGEQADARPVAGEFDMRTGGQLLASTPLFNTTGPQSFAFDDTNGQVYTLQTVQAGIRLDDEEDAVDAGDRKTSGDLCLTRLSSSGQTLGHMYLRGFGHGISCGVEPTGQRTYIWVEGRADAESGYGRTVVRVPFKDGSVLDSSDESVHHFDPVPGSTDVSPALDLPGERVLVSHEEEGVHRFSVYGMADFLAGRFSPSQVIKAGVQVKEEEWFQGCALYGDFIYVLTGNPYTGQNGDNPRKSGGNTFVSAIDVRTGKAQGRHRVTVAPDLVYREPEGIAVSLAGGRPALCVGFSVKAKDRRELALYRYTP; this is translated from the coding sequence ATGGCGGATGGCAAGACACCTTTCAGCCGCCGGACCCTGCTGTTCGCGGGCGGCGCGGTGGCCGCCGGCCTCACCACGAGCGGGCTGACCTGGGCGCTGCGCGCCGAGCCCGGTGAGCAGGCCGATGCCCGGCCGGTGGCCGGCGAGTTCGACATGCGGACCGGTGGGCAGCTGCTCGCTTCGACTCCGCTGTTCAATACGACGGGTCCGCAGTCGTTCGCCTTCGACGACACGAACGGTCAGGTCTACACCCTGCAGACCGTCCAGGCCGGTATCCGGCTCGACGACGAGGAGGACGCGGTCGACGCGGGCGACCGGAAGACCTCCGGCGACTTGTGCCTGACCCGGCTGAGCAGTTCCGGGCAGACGCTCGGGCACATGTATCTGCGCGGCTTCGGTCACGGAATTTCCTGCGGCGTCGAGCCGACGGGCCAGCGCACGTACATATGGGTGGAGGGCAGGGCCGACGCCGAAAGCGGTTACGGCCGCACGGTGGTCCGGGTGCCGTTCAAGGACGGTTCGGTCCTCGACAGTTCCGACGAGTCCGTCCACCATTTCGATCCGGTTCCCGGATCCACCGACGTCTCCCCCGCGCTCGACCTGCCCGGTGAGCGGGTCCTGGTGAGCCACGAGGAGGAGGGCGTGCACCGGTTCTCGGTGTACGGGATGGCGGACTTCCTGGCCGGGCGCTTCAGCCCCTCGCAGGTCATCAAGGCCGGGGTGCAGGTCAAGGAAGAGGAGTGGTTCCAGGGCTGCGCGCTGTACGGGGACTTCATCTACGTGCTGACCGGCAACCCGTATACCGGACAGAACGGGGACAATCCCCGGAAGTCCGGGGGAAATACATTTGTCTCCGCAATTGACGTCCGCACCGGCAAAGCGCAAGGGCGTCACCGCGTGACCGTGGCACCGGATCTGGTCTACCGGGAACCCGAGGGAATCGCGGTCAGTCTGGCCGGCGGACGGCCGGCTTTGTGCGTCGGATTTTCCGTGAAGGCGAAGGACCGGCGCGAGCTGGCGCTGTATCGCTACACCCCTTGA
- a CDS encoding rhamnogalacturonan acetylesterase, with translation MTYTPGQQQPPRRIFVAGDSEAVARPYSYLPMVGWAQALPLFLTDAVEVVNCARARASSKSFRERGRLQWILDNLEPGDYLLFGFGQIDWKTDPGLHTKPFSTFQENMAAFVHGARERQAHPVILLPYERRRMDAHGNVARFLGDYPLAARQLAEDEHVPVVDLYGQSVQWWEELGPEQSKLVFTYLRPGEPLLENVQDGDNVHLRAEGAIECARFVARSLAEQGVIPSPWVRDLDRRRFSYEEMGWLDEETFSHRTKSRVSAPAARKESSA, from the coding sequence GTGACGTACACACCCGGACAGCAGCAGCCGCCGCGGAGGATCTTCGTGGCCGGCGACTCCGAGGCGGTCGCCCGGCCGTACAGCTATCTGCCGATGGTGGGCTGGGCCCAGGCCCTGCCCCTCTTCCTCACCGATGCGGTCGAGGTCGTCAACTGCGCCCGCGCCCGCGCGAGCTCGAAGAGCTTCCGCGAGCGCGGCCGGCTCCAGTGGATCCTCGACAACCTCGAGCCCGGCGACTACCTGCTGTTCGGCTTCGGCCAGATCGACTGGAAGACGGACCCCGGCCTGCACACCAAGCCGTTCTCCACCTTCCAGGAGAACATGGCCGCCTTCGTGCACGGCGCGCGCGAGCGCCAGGCCCACCCGGTGATCCTGCTGCCGTACGAACGGCGCCGCATGGACGCTCACGGCAACGTCGCCCGCTTCCTGGGCGACTACCCGCTCGCCGCCCGGCAGCTGGCCGAGGACGAGCACGTTCCGGTCGTCGACCTGTACGGCCAGAGCGTGCAGTGGTGGGAGGAGCTCGGGCCCGAGCAGTCCAAGCTCGTCTTCACCTATCTGCGGCCGGGCGAACCGCTCCTGGAGAACGTCCAGGACGGGGACAACGTGCACCTGCGTGCGGAGGGCGCGATCGAGTGCGCCCGGTTCGTCGCCCGCAGCCTCGCCGAGCAGGGCGTCATCCCCTCCCCGTGGGTCCGCGACCTCGACCGCCGCCGGTTCTCCTACGAGGAGATGGGCTGGCTGGACGAGGAGACGTTCTCGCACCGTACGAAGTCCCGGGTGTCCGCGCCCGCGGCACGCAAGGAGTCCAGCGCGTGA
- a CDS encoding acetyl-CoA C-acyltransferase, with amino-acid sequence MPRTVRDVVFVDGVRTPFGKAGPKGIYHETRADDLVVKAIRELLRRNPDLDPKKIDEVAIAATTQIGDQGLTLGRTAGILAGLPQSVPGYSIDRMCAGALTAVTAVAGGVAFGAYDVALAGGVEHMGRHPMGEGVDPNPRFVSEKLVDESALFMGMTAENLHDRYPTITKLRADEYAVRSQEKAAKAYADGKIQQDLVPISVRNTNEAAGETGWGLVTTDEPMRPGTTLENLAGLKTPFRTHGRVTAGNAAGLNDGATAAIIASEDFARENNLPVKMRLVSYSFAGVEPEVMGYGPIPATEKALAQAGLSIEDIGLFEINEAFAVQVLAFLEHYGIADDDARVNQYGGAIAFGHPLASSGVRLMTQLARQFEEQPHVRYGLTTMCVGFGMGATVIWENPNFNAEGDSK; translated from the coding sequence GTGCCTCGTACCGTCAGGGACGTCGTCTTCGTCGACGGCGTCCGCACCCCGTTCGGCAAGGCGGGCCCGAAGGGCATCTACCACGAGACCCGCGCCGACGACCTCGTCGTGAAGGCGATCCGGGAGCTGCTGCGCCGCAACCCGGACCTGGACCCCAAGAAGATCGACGAGGTCGCCATCGCCGCGACCACGCAGATCGGTGACCAGGGCCTGACGCTGGGCCGTACCGCCGGCATCCTCGCGGGCCTCCCGCAGTCCGTCCCGGGCTACTCCATCGACCGCATGTGCGCCGGCGCGCTGACCGCCGTGACCGCCGTCGCGGGCGGCGTGGCCTTCGGTGCGTACGACGTCGCCCTCGCCGGCGGTGTCGAGCACATGGGCCGCCACCCCATGGGCGAGGGCGTCGACCCGAACCCGCGCTTCGTCTCCGAGAAGCTGGTCGACGAGTCCGCCCTCTTCATGGGCATGACCGCCGAGAACCTGCACGACCGGTACCCGACGATCACCAAGCTCCGCGCCGACGAGTACGCCGTGCGCTCGCAGGAGAAGGCCGCCAAGGCGTACGCCGACGGCAAGATCCAGCAGGACCTGGTCCCGATCTCGGTGCGCAACACCAACGAGGCGGCCGGTGAGACGGGCTGGGGCCTGGTCACCACCGACGAGCCGATGCGCCCGGGCACCACGCTGGAGAACCTGGCCGGCCTGAAGACCCCGTTCCGTACGCACGGCCGGGTCACCGCGGGCAACGCCGCCGGTCTCAACGACGGTGCCACCGCCGCGATCATCGCGTCCGAGGACTTCGCCCGCGAGAACAACCTCCCGGTCAAGATGCGCCTGGTCTCGTACTCCTTCGCGGGTGTCGAGCCGGAGGTCATGGGCTACGGCCCGATCCCGGCCACGGAGAAGGCCCTCGCCCAGGCCGGCCTGTCCATCGAGGACATAGGCCTGTTCGAGATCAACGAGGCGTTCGCGGTCCAGGTCCTCGCGTTCCTGGAGCACTACGGCATCGCCGACGACGACGCCCGCGTGAACCAGTACGGCGGCGCCATCGCGTTCGGCCACCCGCTGGCCTCCTCCGGCGTCCGCCTGATGACGCAGCTGGCCCGCCAGTTCGAGGAGCAGCCGCACGTCCGCTACGGCCTGACCACCATGTGCGTCGGCTTCGGCATGGGCGCCACGGTCATCTGGGAGAACCCGAACTTCAACGCCGAGGGAGACTCCAAGTGA
- a CDS encoding ferritin-like domain-containing protein, producing MINHGYEAWVRDFEAERERRAAVGDPEWGRGAVLDPALVRSLQRFQVGEDGDGSALIGKADRAGDPVYAQAVRLFVAEEQNHARMLALLLAAGGAGTLDGHWSDAVFVRLRRLLGLRVELLVLMVAEAVALGYYRAVRDGAPDPLAAEVAGRILADEERHVPFHCRRLHEALTPLPAPARRAATLAWQAMLAGAAVVVAVDHGPALRHLGIRRRRFTADVIRSSAPLVRAMSALPTPAESTLARM from the coding sequence ATGATCAATCACGGGTACGAGGCATGGGTACGCGACTTCGAGGCCGAGCGGGAGCGCCGCGCGGCGGTCGGGGATCCGGAGTGGGGCCGGGGGGCCGTACTCGATCCGGCGCTCGTACGGAGCCTGCAGCGGTTCCAGGTCGGCGAGGACGGGGATGGCTCGGCTCTGATCGGCAAGGCGGACCGGGCCGGGGACCCGGTGTACGCGCAGGCGGTACGGCTCTTCGTGGCCGAGGAGCAGAACCACGCGCGGATGCTGGCGCTGCTGCTGGCGGCGGGCGGGGCCGGAACCCTGGACGGGCACTGGAGCGACGCGGTGTTCGTACGGCTGCGCAGGCTGCTGGGGCTGCGGGTGGAACTGCTGGTGCTGATGGTGGCGGAGGCGGTGGCCCTGGGGTACTACCGGGCGGTGCGGGACGGGGCCCCCGATCCGCTGGCGGCGGAGGTGGCGGGGCGGATCCTCGCGGACGAGGAGCGTCACGTCCCCTTCCACTGCCGGCGGCTGCACGAGGCGCTGACACCCCTCCCGGCCCCCGCCCGCCGGGCCGCCACCCTGGCCTGGCAGGCCATGCTCGCGGGGGCGGCCGTGGTCGTCGCCGTGGACCACGGCCCGGCGCTACGCCACCTCGGCATCCGGCGCCGCCGGTTCACCGCGGACGTGATCCGCTCCTCCGCCCCCCTGGTCAGGGCGATGTCCGCCCTTCCCACCCCTGCCGAATCCACCCTCGCCCGCATGTGA
- a CDS encoding integral membrane protein, giving the protein MGSKRLRAVFGVLITAGLILSFVGMLVAVAFVSLPLFAGCAALSYVADLMLHNTESPTLEKLRDSRFGLTMRFLIRQFLLLGLCGAIADIESFVAQMTTIGLLLLFILQLAYGALLKHVRKMRNELPFTTRGLDLEALGIRRMPHPFLMNKHVRKTLHLDIPLVAGSLTTIATDDWRFVTYGMITTVFLAYFSLLVLVPDARNALKLPTTDEAIEELNHQLAEYRPQVALYFTFAAVSKDFMYQVNMWLESLEALELRPIIVLRERATLRYLDATSVPVICIPKADNLARIEMNELRVALYPGNAGKNVHMLQRAEVKHVFIGHGDSDKLASSNRVSKVFDEIWVAGRAGRDRYERIKHAVSHHQIVEVGRPQLMPLHRWTGRVAGPVPTVIYAPTWEGWTDDACYTSVIPAGEKLIKALLDYDRDIRIIYKPHPLTGSRSAEAAAAHRRVIALLEEDNARRFGRNLTDSKAAAKKLARIDQRIADLSERGVRSKYPDLTEEERTARIRRSRNQAGALYWSAVPDAAHHVVTERIPALYDCFNQSDLLIGDMSSVVSDFVATLKPYAIFNLDGLPDDQFRNEQRTAYASYLLDGDCNGLAEAIEATLNPREDLMAPYREQLKEYLLGEEYPPSIVRFNAAANNLYRRGLRDFPIEYPEQAAYPV; this is encoded by the coding sequence ATGGGCTCCAAGCGGCTGCGAGCCGTGTTCGGCGTTCTGATCACGGCTGGGCTCATCCTCAGCTTCGTCGGGATGCTGGTCGCCGTCGCTTTCGTCTCACTCCCCCTGTTCGCGGGCTGCGCCGCGCTCAGCTACGTCGCCGACCTGATGCTCCACAACACCGAGTCGCCGACGCTGGAGAAGCTGCGCGACTCGCGTTTCGGCCTCACCATGCGCTTCCTGATCCGGCAGTTCCTGCTGCTGGGCCTGTGCGGGGCCATCGCCGACATCGAGTCGTTCGTGGCGCAGATGACGACCATCGGCCTGCTCCTCCTGTTCATCCTGCAGCTCGCGTACGGCGCGCTCCTCAAGCACGTCCGCAAGATGCGCAACGAACTGCCGTTCACCACGCGCGGGCTGGACCTGGAGGCCCTCGGCATCCGCCGCATGCCGCACCCGTTCCTGATGAACAAGCACGTCCGCAAGACGCTGCACCTGGACATCCCGCTGGTGGCCGGCTCGCTCACCACCATCGCGACGGACGACTGGCGCTTCGTCACGTACGGCATGATCACCACCGTCTTCCTCGCCTACTTCTCGCTGCTGGTGCTGGTGCCCGACGCGCGCAACGCGCTCAAACTGCCCACCACCGACGAGGCCATCGAGGAGCTCAACCACCAGCTGGCCGAATACCGCCCCCAGGTCGCGCTGTACTTCACCTTCGCCGCCGTCTCCAAAGACTTCATGTACCAGGTGAACATGTGGCTGGAGTCGCTGGAGGCACTGGAGCTGCGGCCCATCATCGTGCTGCGCGAGCGGGCCACCCTGCGCTACCTGGACGCCACCTCGGTTCCCGTCATCTGCATTCCGAAGGCGGACAACCTCGCCCGTATCGAGATGAACGAACTCCGTGTCGCCCTCTACCCCGGCAACGCGGGCAAGAACGTGCACATGCTCCAGCGCGCCGAGGTCAAGCACGTCTTCATCGGCCACGGCGACAGCGACAAGCTCGCGAGCAGCAACCGGGTCAGCAAGGTCTTCGACGAGATCTGGGTGGCCGGCCGGGCAGGCCGCGACCGCTACGAGCGCATCAAGCACGCCGTGTCGCACCACCAGATCGTCGAGGTCGGCCGCCCCCAGCTGATGCCCCTGCACCGCTGGACCGGCCGGGTCGCGGGGCCCGTGCCCACCGTCATCTACGCCCCCACCTGGGAGGGCTGGACCGACGACGCCTGCTACACCTCCGTCATCCCGGCCGGCGAGAAGCTGATCAAGGCGCTGCTCGACTACGACCGCGACATCCGCATCATCTACAAGCCGCACCCCCTCACCGGCTCGCGCTCCGCCGAGGCGGCCGCCGCCCACCGCCGCGTCATCGCCCTCCTCGAGGAGGACAACGCCCGGCGCTTCGGCCGCAACCTCACCGACTCCAAGGCCGCCGCCAAGAAGCTCGCCCGGATCGACCAGCGCATCGCCGACCTCTCCGAGCGCGGCGTCCGCTCCAAGTACCCGGACCTCACCGAGGAGGAGCGGACCGCCCGCATCCGGCGCAGCCGCAACCAGGCCGGCGCCCTGTACTGGAGCGCCGTCCCCGACGCCGCGCACCACGTGGTGACCGAGCGGATCCCGGCCCTGTACGACTGCTTCAACCAGTCCGACCTGCTCATCGGCGACATGTCCAGCGTCGTCTCCGACTTCGTCGCGACCCTCAAGCCGTACGCGATCTTCAACCTCGACGGCCTGCCGGACGACCAGTTCCGCAACGAGCAGCGGACGGCGTACGCCTCCTACCTGCTGGACGGGGACTGCAACGGTCTCGCCGAGGCCATCGAGGCCACGCTGAACCCGCGCGAGGACCTCATGGCCCCGTACCGCGAGCAGCTCAAGGAGTACCTCCTCGGCGAGGAGTACCCGCCGTCGATCGTCCGCTTCAACGCGGCCGCCAACAACCTCTACCGGCGGGGGCTGCGCGACTTCCCCATCGAATACCCGGAGCAGGCCGCCTACCCCGTGTAG
- a CDS encoding 3-hydroxyacyl-CoA dehydrogenase NAD-binding domain-containing protein produces the protein MSTTAELLKGAAELFPDEVVTSAHVRHLDLPFGAGRFALITLDNGFDHTKPTTFGPQSLANLNAAIDQVEQEALAGSIVGAGITGKPFIFAVGADLKGVELLKQHDEALAIGKGGHDVFKRLSALAVPTFAYYNGAAMGGGVEVGLHCTYRTVSKAIPAFSLPEVFLGLVPGWGGCAILPNLIGAERAVSVIIENSLNQNKQLRGKQVFDLGIADALFEGADFLEQSLLWTANVLNGTTEVVRAEIDRGEAWDAAVAKGRFIADSKVHGAAPAAYRALDIIAAAKSGDLQAGFDAEDTALADLIMGGELRSGIYAFNLVQKRAKRPAGAPDKSLARPVTKVGVVGAGLMASQLALLFLRRLEVPVVLTDIDQERVDKGVGYVHAEIQKLLGKGRINQDKANRLTALVTGVLDKAEGFADADFIIEAVFEEMSVKQKVFAEVEAVAPAHAILATNTSSLSVSEMASKLQHPERVVGFHFFNPVAILPLLEIVRGEQTDDASLATAFGVAKKLKKTAVLTKDAPAFVVNRILTRFMGEIQNVIDEGTPVVTAEKAIEPLGLPMSPLVLLELVGPAIGLHVSETLNRAFPERFTVSPNLAAVVKAGKRGFYVYDSGKPELDPEVAALLVQGDSVLTEEQVRDRVLDAVAQEIGLMLEEGVVAEAQDIDLCLITGAGWPFHLGGITPYLDREGVSERVNGKKFLAPGLASVPV, from the coding sequence GTGAGCACCACCGCTGAGCTCCTGAAGGGCGCGGCCGAGCTGTTCCCGGACGAGGTCGTCACGTCCGCGCACGTCCGCCACCTGGACCTGCCGTTCGGCGCCGGGCGCTTCGCGCTCATCACGCTGGACAACGGCTTCGACCACACCAAGCCGACCACGTTCGGCCCGCAGTCCCTCGCCAACCTGAACGCGGCGATCGACCAGGTCGAGCAGGAGGCCCTCGCGGGCTCCATCGTCGGCGCGGGCATCACCGGCAAGCCGTTCATCTTCGCGGTCGGCGCCGACCTCAAGGGTGTCGAGCTGCTGAAGCAGCACGACGAGGCGCTCGCCATCGGCAAGGGCGGCCACGACGTCTTCAAGCGCCTCTCGGCGCTGGCGGTCCCGACCTTCGCGTACTACAACGGCGCGGCGATGGGCGGCGGTGTCGAGGTCGGCCTGCACTGCACCTACCGCACCGTCTCGAAGGCCATCCCGGCCTTCTCCCTCCCCGAGGTCTTCCTCGGCCTGGTCCCCGGCTGGGGCGGCTGCGCCATCCTGCCGAACCTGATCGGCGCCGAGCGCGCGGTCTCGGTGATCATCGAGAACTCGCTCAACCAGAACAAGCAGCTGCGCGGCAAGCAGGTCTTCGACCTGGGCATCGCCGACGCGCTGTTCGAGGGCGCGGACTTCCTGGAGCAGTCGCTCCTGTGGACCGCGAACGTCCTGAACGGCACGACCGAGGTCGTCCGCGCCGAGATCGACCGCGGCGAGGCCTGGGACGCGGCCGTCGCCAAGGGCCGTTTCATCGCGGACTCCAAGGTGCACGGCGCCGCTCCGGCCGCCTACCGCGCGCTGGACATCATCGCCGCGGCCAAGTCGGGCGACCTGCAGGCCGGCTTCGACGCCGAGGACACGGCCCTGGCCGACCTCATCATGGGCGGCGAACTGCGCTCGGGCATCTACGCCTTCAACCTGGTCCAGAAGCGCGCCAAGCGCCCGGCCGGTGCCCCGGACAAGTCGCTGGCCCGTCCGGTCACCAAGGTCGGCGTCGTCGGCGCGGGCCTGATGGCCTCGCAGCTGGCGCTGCTCTTCCTGCGCCGCCTGGAGGTGCCGGTGGTCCTCACCGACATCGACCAGGAGCGCGTGGACAAGGGTGTGGGCTACGTCCACGCCGAGATCCAGAAGCTGCTCGGCAAGGGCCGCATCAACCAGGACAAGGCCAACCGCCTGACCGCCCTGGTGACCGGTGTCCTGGACAAGGCCGAGGGCTTCGCGGACGCGGACTTCATCATCGAGGCCGTGTTCGAGGAGATGTCCGTCAAGCAGAAGGTGTTCGCGGAGGTCGAGGCGGTCGCCCCGGCGCACGCGATCCTCGCCACCAACACCTCCTCGCTGTCGGTGTCGGAGATGGCCTCGAAGCTCCAGCACCCGGAGCGCGTGGTCGGCTTCCACTTCTTCAACCCGGTCGCGATCCTCCCGCTGCTGGAGATCGTCCGCGGTGAGCAGACCGACGACGCCTCGCTGGCCACGGCCTTCGGTGTCGCCAAGAAGCTGAAGAAGACCGCGGTCCTCACCAAGGACGCCCCGGCGTTCGTCGTGAACCGCATCCTGACCCGCTTCATGGGCGAGATCCAGAACGTCATCGACGAGGGCACCCCGGTCGTCACGGCGGAGAAGGCCATCGAGCCGCTCGGCCTGCCGATGTCCCCGCTGGTGCTGCTGGAGCTCGTCGGCCCGGCGATCGGTCTGCACGTCTCCGAGACCCTCAACCGCGCCTTCCCGGAGCGCTTCACCGTCTCCCCGAACCTGGCTGCCGTCGTCAAGGCCGGCAAGCGCGGCTTCTACGTCTACGACTCCGGCAAGCCGGAGCTGGACCCCGAGGTCGCCGCCCTCCTCGTCCAGGGCGACTCCGTCCTGACGGAGGAGCAGGTCCGCGACCGCGTCCTGGACGCGGTGGCGCAGGAGATCGGCCTGATGCTGGAGGAGGGTGTCGTGGCCGAGGCCCAGGACATCGACCTCTGCCTCATCACGGGCGCCGGCTGGCCCTTCCACCTGGGCGGCATCACGCCGTACCTGGACCGCGAGGGTGTCTCGGAGCGCGTGAACGGCAAGAAGTTCCTCGCCCCGGGCCTGGCGAGCGTCCCGGTCTGA
- a CDS encoding Ig-like domain-containing protein has translation MNLLRRGQAVGDTPSLGAVYAALYSSADPRRGLSPGETVQFGLSVAPDQGAPRGCAYLAEEPLTAVGEIVGVQGLEYFPRQRWFRVRADAGEQTTGVLHLRVGDSATARSIRPRILVGIPDASGRRLVRTGKLAAEPLPLRPATARGLRIATGPDRPGTVNVLSAAPAGSTAISVTQPRGGRAQLSQDGWVTYAPAPGFTGYDRFEYTVGTAAAAKLTSHVNVFVGSLEHIPGAFPQHPSDSAPRPWQWPELTGEMPWPRPAAPQN, from the coding sequence GTGAACCTCCTCCGCCGCGGGCAGGCCGTCGGCGACACCCCGTCACTGGGCGCCGTGTACGCGGCCCTGTACAGCTCGGCCGACCCGCGCCGCGGTCTCTCCCCGGGCGAGACCGTCCAGTTCGGCCTGTCCGTGGCACCCGATCAGGGCGCCCCGCGGGGCTGCGCGTACCTGGCGGAGGAACCGCTGACCGCCGTCGGCGAGATCGTCGGCGTGCAGGGGCTGGAGTACTTCCCCCGCCAGCGCTGGTTCCGGGTCCGCGCCGACGCCGGGGAGCAGACGACGGGGGTCCTGCACCTGCGCGTCGGCGACTCGGCCACGGCACGCAGCATCCGGCCCCGGATCCTCGTGGGCATCCCGGACGCCTCGGGCCGCAGGCTCGTACGGACGGGGAAGCTCGCCGCCGAGCCCCTGCCGCTGCGGCCGGCCACCGCCCGCGGCCTGCGGATCGCGACCGGGCCGGACCGGCCGGGCACCGTCAACGTGCTCTCGGCTGCCCCGGCGGGCAGCACCGCGATCTCCGTGACGCAGCCGCGGGGCGGCCGGGCGCAGCTGTCGCAGGACGGCTGGGTCACCTACGCGCCCGCCCCGGGTTTCACCGGCTACGACCGGTTCGAGTACACGGTGGGCACGGCCGCGGCCGCCAAGCTGACCTCGCACGTGAACGTCTTCGTGGGCTCCCTGGAGCACATCCCGGGCGCCTTCCCGCAGCATCCGTCGGACAGTGCCCCGCGACCTTGGCAATGGCCCGAACTCACCGGGGAGATGCCGTGGCCCCGCCCCGCCGCTCCGCAGAACTGA
- a CDS encoding bifunctional cytidylyltransferase/SDR family oxidoreductase has product MTSRPVPHRTVAVVLAGGTGQRIGLEIPKQLLKIAGKSILEHTLHVFENAPDVDEVILLMTPAFVEDARRIVERARLGKVTRVLAGGSTRSETTRIAIDAAAAGLAEGEDCNLLFHDAVRPLLSQRVVRECVESLERYQAVDVAIPSSDTVIVTRTHGDDGEFITEVPDRSRLRRGQTPQGFRLSTIRAAYERAAADPFFQATDDCSVVVKYLPDVPVHVVTGDDYNMKVTQPVDVFIADKLFQLASHAAPAQAGEAAYREQLAGKTMVVFGGSYGIGADISRIAEGFGARVFALGRSTTGTHVENPDHVEEALAKAYAETGRIDYVVNTAGVLRVGRLDATDNDTIREALEVNYLAPVNIARTSYKYLSETQGQLLLFTSSSYTRGRAEYSLYSSTKAAMVNLTQALADEWAEDGIRVNCVNPERTATPMRTKAFGQEPPASLLTSESVALTSLDVLLSEMTGHVIDVRKQDPTTTPAQRSGFEAALASVLIQTTEDQGV; this is encoded by the coding sequence TTGACCTCCAGGCCCGTCCCCCACCGCACCGTCGCCGTCGTTCTCGCTGGGGGCACAGGCCAGCGCATCGGTCTCGAGATACCGAAGCAGCTGCTCAAGATCGCCGGCAAGTCGATCCTGGAGCACACGCTCCACGTCTTCGAGAACGCGCCGGACGTCGACGAGGTGATCCTCCTCATGACGCCCGCGTTCGTGGAGGACGCCCGCCGCATCGTGGAGCGGGCCCGGCTCGGCAAGGTCACCCGGGTCCTGGCCGGCGGCTCGACCCGCAGCGAGACCACCCGGATCGCCATCGACGCCGCGGCCGCCGGGCTGGCCGAGGGCGAGGACTGCAACCTCCTCTTCCACGACGCGGTGCGCCCGCTGCTGTCGCAGCGCGTGGTGCGCGAATGCGTCGAGTCCCTCGAGCGCTACCAGGCCGTCGACGTCGCCATCCCGTCCTCCGACACCGTCATCGTGACCCGCACCCACGGCGACGACGGCGAGTTCATCACCGAGGTCCCCGACCGCTCCCGGCTGCGCCGCGGCCAGACCCCGCAGGGCTTCCGGCTCTCCACGATCCGCGCCGCGTACGAGCGGGCCGCCGCGGACCCCTTCTTCCAGGCCACCGACGACTGCTCCGTCGTCGTGAAGTACCTGCCCGACGTCCCGGTCCACGTGGTCACCGGCGATGACTACAACATGAAGGTCACCCAGCCCGTCGACGTCTTCATCGCCGACAAGCTGTTCCAGCTCGCCTCCCACGCCGCGCCCGCCCAGGCCGGCGAGGCCGCGTACCGCGAGCAGCTGGCAGGCAAGACGATGGTGGTCTTCGGTGGCTCGTACGGCATCGGCGCCGACATCTCCCGCATCGCGGAGGGCTTCGGCGCCCGCGTCTTCGCCCTGGGCCGCTCCACCACCGGCACGCACGTCGAGAACCCCGACCACGTCGAGGAGGCCCTGGCCAAGGCCTACGCCGAGACCGGCCGCATCGACTACGTCGTCAACACCGCGGGCGTGCTGCGCGTCGGCCGCCTCGACGCGACCGACAACGACACGATCCGCGAAGCGCTCGAGGTCAACTACCTCGCGCCCGTCAACATCGCCCGGACCTCGTACAAGTACCTGAGCGAGACCCAGGGCCAGCTGCTGCTGTTCACCTCCAGCAGCTACACCCGCGGCCGCGCCGAGTACAGCCTGTACTCCTCGACCAAGGCCGCCATGGTCAACCTGACCCAGGCGCTGGCCGACGAGTGGGCCGAGGACGGCATCCGCGTCAACTGCGTGAACCCGGAGCGCACCGCCACCCCGATGCGCACCAAGGCGTTCGGCCAGGAGCCCCCGGCCTCGCTGCTCACGTCCGAGTCGGTCGCCCTGACCTCCCTGGACGTCCTGCTGTCCGAGATGACCGGTCACGTGATCGACGTACGCAAGCAGGACCCGACCACGACGCCGGCGCAGCGCTCCGGCTTCGAGGCGGCGCTGGCGTCCGTACTGATCCAGACCACGGAGGACCAGGGGGTCTAG